The proteins below come from a single Lasioglossum baleicum chromosome 20, iyLasBale1, whole genome shotgun sequence genomic window:
- the Mmd gene encoding disintegrin and metalloproteinase domain-containing protein mind-meld isoform X9, with protein sequence MFWLHCGLFVLVIAVPGFINTADSTSKREADYTIDDSFWNEETPVGEVERLLREYRQNQELVHNIGAHFYQIIYPVQLRHHEKMGISTREVNMPKFPQRGYAEGGYQNYRGRTRSTGRHYHRTSLLIKAFNHKFRLDLEINAQLLAPNLLQKDFLVGGAEQSSKQEVEHCYYHGTIRDYPGATAAFHTCNGLSGVIHLGNETFVVHPFYGGDLSKHPHVIFEARSKANKGCANSGNIEWRVKNRRQKHVLGLSENVSDRYKRDVREQTKYIETAIIIDKAMFEKRNGSTRAEVVHDAIQVVNIADLYFRTLNTRVSVTYIETWQGVNKANISEGMDINQALSNLNAYKMRNIVQVEHDTTQLLTGETFMGGESGVAVPSSICKSRALGISVDVNSYEPHLLAGTMAHMIGHNIGMIHDDERKNCVCQDWHGCIMAQSIVGLDNVQPYKFSDCSKNDYTETLRSGEAICLLNKPNELVGKRTCGNRKLDEGEQCDCGSIDECKELDPCCDPITCNLTREAECAAGPCCSKCKLLAPGVVCRESTNECDLPEVCTGKTGQCPVDVYRRNGSPCADNTGVCFNGFCPALDVQCEQIWGYGGIAADKHCFEHYNSKGSLSGHCGTDSSGHYIKCEPENVRCGSLQCQHGSKQPIIPGFDHSHIVMSIRGEEYQCKSTTGKVDGSDVPGMGLVRDGTSCGNNSVCVNQNCTNIFPLTNKERCPSNHNNNECSGNGYCTNINTCYCHEGWGGSDCSIQEEIPTPIPGNGSVGKNSTSIKMGPKETPYENYHGSNTVYLVLVLMSVVGGVFVVFTLMALCYRRKSTVQKYEHPYVKKPPAKNYTSVSKNHHPEHEVLDSVNTNILNFHSMPKYNSRTDNQRVLFLPPNNVATTDGPRLKEHKMRKTVINEDDGSTGGEDAVSFIDLQSGANHSHGASQKGILKKPTVCGGTVVNLERTLDRLNGYHENIMEALRNAKTRHELVGTSSTGGNLVNDEVSHKPLEQCVYPDPCHKDMDGHDIDNQDEDDDGEGEGTCGILRIRNIEDLIKQLERHSSRHISHLSPCGSEEMRISESEADRHYRIDSSVCSESSQGSRRCSRARDDTYGRCRQPSSRSPYGTHQHTQHSHQMQVEEGIYETADPDRGSNARGETPDSESDAFIQAQQQLARWTSEDGVQHRPPQQPPPPAMTGGGTMQLLQQHRQGQCEHHQQLQQQQHHHHHHHAQPLQQQQQQQQSSLQHPCQQQHQLPVEQLPIQQRGYYPSPPHTDNNGLDNDETENAQSHQQQKLLPDVRGIDVNHLPNINKCPLDDTFSLDCNINNGSPKELNTNNTSDNENTALLPPSHFPEYKH encoded by the exons ACAGGGAGACACTATCATCGGACGTCCCTCTTGATCAAGGCCTTTAATCACAAATTTCGCCTAGACTTAGAAATAAATGC GCAACTTTTAGCACCGAATCTTCTGCAAAAAGACTTTTTAGTCGGCGGCGCGGAACAAAGTTCTAAACAG GAGGTAGAGCACTGCTACTATCACGGCACCATCAGGGATTATCCGGGGGCCACCGCTGCCTTTCACACGTGTAACGGTCTCAGCGGCGTCATTCATTTAGGCAACGAGACCTTCGTCGTTCATCCATTCTACGGCGGCGATCTGTCG AAACATCCTCATGTTATATTTGAGGCTCGATCAAAGGCTAACAAAGGCTGCGCTAACTCGGGGAATATTGAGTGGCGTGTAAAGAACCGTCGGCAGAAGCATGTTCTGGGCCTATCGGAGAACGTTTCCGATCGATACAAGAGAGACGTCCGTGAGCAAACCAAATACATCGAAACTGCCATCATTATCGATAAGGCTATG TTCGAGAAGAGGAACGGTAGCACTAGAGCGGAGGTTGTCCACGATGCCATCCAAGTCGTCAATATCGCTGATTTG TATTTCCGTACATTGAACACTAGAGTCTCCGTGACATACATCGAAACCTGGCAGGGCGTGAACAAGGCGAATATCAGTGAAGGCATGGACATCAATCAAGCTTTGAGCAACTTGAATGCTTACAAGATGCGAAATATAGTCCAAGTCGAACACGACACCACCCAGTTGCTCAC AGGCGAAACATTTATGGGCGGCGAATCGGGGGTGGCGGTGCCGTCGTCCATCTGTAAATCAAGAGCCCTAGGAATTAGCGTTGATGTGAATTCGTACGAGCCCCATTTACTAGCGGGCACCATGGCCCACATGATCGGCCATAACATTGGCATGATCCACGACGATGAAA GGAAAAACTGCGTGTGTCAGGACTGGCACGGGTGTATTATGGCTCAATCAATCGTCGGCTTGGACAACGTGCAACCGTACAAGTTTTCCGACTGCAGTAAAAACGACTACACGGAGACGTTGCGTAGCGGCGAGGCTATTTGTCTTCTGAATAAACCGAACGAG TTGGTGGGAAAGAGAACCTGCGGAAATAGGAAACTAGACGAAGGGGAACAATGCGATTGCGGATCGATCGACGAGTGCAAAGAGCTCGATCCATGCTGCGACCCGATCACCTGCAACCTCACCAGGGAGGCGGAGTGCGCGGCAGGACCATGCTGTAGCAAGTGCAAG TTGTTGGCCCCCGGAGTGGTCTGCCGGGAGTCAACGAACGAGTGCGACCTGCCGGAAGTCTGCACGGGAAAGACCGGCCAGTGTCCGGTTGACGTTTACAGAAGAAACGGCAGTCCGTGCGCGGATAACACCGGAGTCTGTTTCAACGGGTTCTGTCCAGCCCTGGATGTGCAGTGCGAGCAGATCTGGGGCTACGGAGGTATCGCAGCGGACAAACACTGCTTCGAGCACTACAACTCGAAGGGCTCCTTGAGCGGACACTGTGGCACCGACTCGTCCGGCCACTACATCAAGTGCGAGCCAGA GAACGTCCGCTGCGGATCGCTGCAATGCCAACACGGCAGCAAACAGCCGATAATCCCGGGGTTCGATCACTCGCACATCGTGATGTCGATCAGGGGCGAGGAATATCAGTGCAA GTCGACCACCGGGAAAGTCGACGGCTCAGACGTGCCCGGCATGGGGCTGGTTCGCGACGGTACATCCTGCGGAAATAACTCG GTGTGCGTGAACCAGAATTGTACGAACATTTTTCCGCTCACTAACAAAGAGAGGTGTCCCAGTAATCACAACAACAACGAGTGCTCGGGCAACGGC TACTGCACGAACATAAACACGTGCTACTGCCACGAGGGATGGGGCGGGTCAGACTGCTCCATACAAGAAGAGATCCCCACACCCATACCCGGCAACGGATCAGTTGGTAAAAATAGTACAAGTATTAAAATGGGGCCGAAAGAGACCCCCTACG AGAACTACCACGGCTCTAACACTGTATATTTAGTTCTTGTGCTCATGTCGGTGGTAGGGGGTGTTTTCGTAGTATTTACTCTGATGGCTCTCTGCTACAG AAGGAAGAGCACCGTCCAGAAATACGAGCACCCGTACGTGAAGAAACCGCCGGCGAAAAACTACACCAGCGTCTCGAAGAACCACCATCCGGAACACGAGGTGCTGGACAGCGTCAACACGAACATCCTCAACTTCCACAGTATGCCTAAGTACAACAG CCGCACCGACAACCAGCGCGTGCTGTTTCTACCCCCGAATAACGTCGCCACCACAGACGGGCCAAGACTCAA GGAGCATAAGATGAGGAAGACCGTCATAAACGAGGACGACGGCAGTACGGGAGGAGAGGACGCTGTCTCTTTCATTGATCTGCAATCGGGCGCCAATCACTCGCATGGAGCGTCTCAGAAGGGAATCTTAAAGAAACCCACTGTTTGCG GAGGCACGGTGGTGAACTTGGAACGCACTCTGGACCGGTTGAACGGCTACCACGAGAACATTATGGAGGCGTTAAGGAACGCGAAGACCCGGCACGAGCTTGTTGGAACAAGTTCCACCGGTGGGAACCTGGTGAACGACGAGGTCTCGCACAAACCTCTGGAGCAATGCGTGTATCCGGATCCATGCCACAAGGATATGGACGGCCACGACATCGACAACCAGGACGAAGACGACGATGGGGAGGGAGAGGGTACCTGCGGTATACTACGCATCCGCAACATAGAGGATCTGATCAAGCAGCTGGAGCGTCACTCGTCCCGTCACATCAGTCACCTGAGCCCCTGTGGCTCCGAGGAGATGCGGATATCCGAGAGCGAGGCTGATCGTCACTACAGGATAGATTCGTCCGTTTGTAGCGAATCCTCCCAAGG AAGCAGAAGGTGTAGCCGCGCCCGCGACGATACCTACGGTCGGTGCCGTCAGCCGTCTTCTCGAAGTCCTTACGGCACCCACCAGCACACTCAACACTCCCACCAAATGCAAGTGGAGGAGGGTATCTATGAAACTGCCGACCCTGACAGAGGCTCAAATGCTAGGGGTGAAACGCCCGATAGTGAAAG TGATGCATTTATTCAAGCTCAACAACAACTAGCCCGATGGACTAGTGAGGACGGAGTGCAGCACCGGCCACCGCAGCAGCCGCCGCCACCTGCAATGACCGGTGGTGGCACGATGCAGTTGTTGCAGCAACACCGGCAAGGTCAATGCGAACACCACCAACAgttgcagcagcaacaacatcaCCACCATCATCACCACGCTCAGCCAttgcagcagcaacagcagcagcagcagtcgtCACTACAGCATCCATGTCAACAACAACACCAACTGCCGGTGGAACAACTGCCAATACAGCAGCGTGGCTATTATCCATCCCCACCCCACACCGATAACAATGGTCTCGACAACGACGAGACTGAAAATGCTCAATCCCATCAACAACAAAAGCTCCTCCCCGACGTTCGTGGAATCGATGTTAATCACTTGCCTAATATTAACAAATGCCCACTAGACGATACATTTAGTCTAGATTGTAACATAAATAATGGTTCCCCTAAAGAATTAAATACCAACAACACTAGTGATAACGAAAATACTGCCCTACTGCCCCCTTCGCATTTTCCCGAGTACAAGCATTGA
- the Mmd gene encoding disintegrin and metalloproteinase domain-containing protein mind-meld isoform X6: MFWLHCGLFVLVIAVPGFINTADSTSKREADYTIDDSFWNEETPVGEVERLLREYRQNQELVHNIGAHFYQIIYPVQLRHHEKMGISTREVNMPKFPQRGYAEGGYQNYRGRTRSTGRHYHRTSLLIKAFNHKFRLDLEINAQLLAPNLLQKDFLVGGAEQSSKQEVEHCYYHGTIRDYPGATAAFHTCNGLSGVIHLGNETFVVHPFYGGDLSKHPHVIFEARSKANKGCANSGNIEWRVKNRRQKHVLGLSENVSDRYKRDVREQTKYIETAIIIDKAMFEKRNGSTRAEVVHDAIQVVNIADLYFRTLNTRVSVTYIETWQGVNKANISEGMDINQALSNLNAYKMRNIVQVEHDTTQLLTGETFMGGESGVAVPSSICKSRALGISVDVNSYEPHLLAGTMAHMIGHNIGMIHDDERKNCVCQDWHGCIMAQSIVGLDNVQPYKFSDCSKNDYTETLRSGEAICLLNKPNELVGKRTCGNRKLDEGEQCDCGSIDECKELDPCCDPITCNLTREAECAAGPCCSKCKLLAPGVVCRESTNECDLPEVCTGKTGQCPVDVYRRNGSPCADNTGVCFNGFCPALDVQCEQIWGYGGIAADKHCFEHYNSKGSLSGHCGTDSSGHYIKCEPENVRCGSLQCQHGSKQPIIPGFDHSHIVMSIRGEEYQCKSTTGKVDGSDVPGMGLVRDGTSCGNNSVCVNQNCTNIFPLTNKERCPSNHNNNECSGNGYCTNINTCYCHEGWGGSDCSIQEEIPTPIPGNGSVGKNSTSIKMGPKETPYENYHGSNTVYLVLVLMSVVGGVFVVFTLMALCYRSVVVHKNYSLCLRRKSTVQKYEHPYVKKPPAKNYTSVSKNHHPEHEVLDSVNTNILNFHSMPKYNSRTDNQRVLFLPPNNVATTDGPRLKEHKMRKTVINEDDGSTGGEDAVSFIDLQSGANHSHGASQKGILKKPTVCGGTVVNLERTLDRLNGYHENIMEALRNAKTRHELVGTSSTGGNLVNDEVSHKPLEQCVYPDPCHKDMDGHDIDNQDEDDDGEGEGTCGILRIRNIEDLIKQLERHSSRHISHLSPCGSEEMRISESEADRHYRIDSSVCSESSQGSRRCSRARDDTYGRCRQPSSRSPYGTHQHTQHSHQMQVEEGIYETADPDRGSNARGETPDSESDAFIQAQQQLARWTSEDGVQHRPPQQPPPPAMTGGGTMQLLQQHRQGQCEHHQQLQQQQHHHHHHHAQPLQQQQQQQQSSLQHPCQQQHQLPVEQLPIQQRGYYPSPPHTDNNGLDNDETENAQSHQQQKLLPDVRGIDVNHLPNINKCPLDDTFSLDCNINNGSPKELNTNNTSDNENTALLPPSHFPEYKH, from the exons ACAGGGAGACACTATCATCGGACGTCCCTCTTGATCAAGGCCTTTAATCACAAATTTCGCCTAGACTTAGAAATAAATGC GCAACTTTTAGCACCGAATCTTCTGCAAAAAGACTTTTTAGTCGGCGGCGCGGAACAAAGTTCTAAACAG GAGGTAGAGCACTGCTACTATCACGGCACCATCAGGGATTATCCGGGGGCCACCGCTGCCTTTCACACGTGTAACGGTCTCAGCGGCGTCATTCATTTAGGCAACGAGACCTTCGTCGTTCATCCATTCTACGGCGGCGATCTGTCG AAACATCCTCATGTTATATTTGAGGCTCGATCAAAGGCTAACAAAGGCTGCGCTAACTCGGGGAATATTGAGTGGCGTGTAAAGAACCGTCGGCAGAAGCATGTTCTGGGCCTATCGGAGAACGTTTCCGATCGATACAAGAGAGACGTCCGTGAGCAAACCAAATACATCGAAACTGCCATCATTATCGATAAGGCTATG TTCGAGAAGAGGAACGGTAGCACTAGAGCGGAGGTTGTCCACGATGCCATCCAAGTCGTCAATATCGCTGATTTG TATTTCCGTACATTGAACACTAGAGTCTCCGTGACATACATCGAAACCTGGCAGGGCGTGAACAAGGCGAATATCAGTGAAGGCATGGACATCAATCAAGCTTTGAGCAACTTGAATGCTTACAAGATGCGAAATATAGTCCAAGTCGAACACGACACCACCCAGTTGCTCAC AGGCGAAACATTTATGGGCGGCGAATCGGGGGTGGCGGTGCCGTCGTCCATCTGTAAATCAAGAGCCCTAGGAATTAGCGTTGATGTGAATTCGTACGAGCCCCATTTACTAGCGGGCACCATGGCCCACATGATCGGCCATAACATTGGCATGATCCACGACGATGAAA GGAAAAACTGCGTGTGTCAGGACTGGCACGGGTGTATTATGGCTCAATCAATCGTCGGCTTGGACAACGTGCAACCGTACAAGTTTTCCGACTGCAGTAAAAACGACTACACGGAGACGTTGCGTAGCGGCGAGGCTATTTGTCTTCTGAATAAACCGAACGAG TTGGTGGGAAAGAGAACCTGCGGAAATAGGAAACTAGACGAAGGGGAACAATGCGATTGCGGATCGATCGACGAGTGCAAAGAGCTCGATCCATGCTGCGACCCGATCACCTGCAACCTCACCAGGGAGGCGGAGTGCGCGGCAGGACCATGCTGTAGCAAGTGCAAG TTGTTGGCCCCCGGAGTGGTCTGCCGGGAGTCAACGAACGAGTGCGACCTGCCGGAAGTCTGCACGGGAAAGACCGGCCAGTGTCCGGTTGACGTTTACAGAAGAAACGGCAGTCCGTGCGCGGATAACACCGGAGTCTGTTTCAACGGGTTCTGTCCAGCCCTGGATGTGCAGTGCGAGCAGATCTGGGGCTACGGAGGTATCGCAGCGGACAAACACTGCTTCGAGCACTACAACTCGAAGGGCTCCTTGAGCGGACACTGTGGCACCGACTCGTCCGGCCACTACATCAAGTGCGAGCCAGA GAACGTCCGCTGCGGATCGCTGCAATGCCAACACGGCAGCAAACAGCCGATAATCCCGGGGTTCGATCACTCGCACATCGTGATGTCGATCAGGGGCGAGGAATATCAGTGCAA GTCGACCACCGGGAAAGTCGACGGCTCAGACGTGCCCGGCATGGGGCTGGTTCGCGACGGTACATCCTGCGGAAATAACTCG GTGTGCGTGAACCAGAATTGTACGAACATTTTTCCGCTCACTAACAAAGAGAGGTGTCCCAGTAATCACAACAACAACGAGTGCTCGGGCAACGGC TACTGCACGAACATAAACACGTGCTACTGCCACGAGGGATGGGGCGGGTCAGACTGCTCCATACAAGAAGAGATCCCCACACCCATACCCGGCAACGGATCAGTTGGTAAAAATAGTACAAGTATTAAAATGGGGCCGAAAGAGACCCCCTACG AGAACTACCACGGCTCTAACACTGTATATTTAGTTCTTGTGCTCATGTCGGTGGTAGGGGGTGTTTTCGTAGTATTTACTCTGATGGCTCTCTGCTACAGGTCAGTCGTAGTACATAAAAACTACTCCCTCTGTCTCAG AAGGAAGAGCACCGTCCAGAAATACGAGCACCCGTACGTGAAGAAACCGCCGGCGAAAAACTACACCAGCGTCTCGAAGAACCACCATCCGGAACACGAGGTGCTGGACAGCGTCAACACGAACATCCTCAACTTCCACAGTATGCCTAAGTACAACAG CCGCACCGACAACCAGCGCGTGCTGTTTCTACCCCCGAATAACGTCGCCACCACAGACGGGCCAAGACTCAA GGAGCATAAGATGAGGAAGACCGTCATAAACGAGGACGACGGCAGTACGGGAGGAGAGGACGCTGTCTCTTTCATTGATCTGCAATCGGGCGCCAATCACTCGCATGGAGCGTCTCAGAAGGGAATCTTAAAGAAACCCACTGTTTGCG GAGGCACGGTGGTGAACTTGGAACGCACTCTGGACCGGTTGAACGGCTACCACGAGAACATTATGGAGGCGTTAAGGAACGCGAAGACCCGGCACGAGCTTGTTGGAACAAGTTCCACCGGTGGGAACCTGGTGAACGACGAGGTCTCGCACAAACCTCTGGAGCAATGCGTGTATCCGGATCCATGCCACAAGGATATGGACGGCCACGACATCGACAACCAGGACGAAGACGACGATGGGGAGGGAGAGGGTACCTGCGGTATACTACGCATCCGCAACATAGAGGATCTGATCAAGCAGCTGGAGCGTCACTCGTCCCGTCACATCAGTCACCTGAGCCCCTGTGGCTCCGAGGAGATGCGGATATCCGAGAGCGAGGCTGATCGTCACTACAGGATAGATTCGTCCGTTTGTAGCGAATCCTCCCAAGG AAGCAGAAGGTGTAGCCGCGCCCGCGACGATACCTACGGTCGGTGCCGTCAGCCGTCTTCTCGAAGTCCTTACGGCACCCACCAGCACACTCAACACTCCCACCAAATGCAAGTGGAGGAGGGTATCTATGAAACTGCCGACCCTGACAGAGGCTCAAATGCTAGGGGTGAAACGCCCGATAGTGAAAG TGATGCATTTATTCAAGCTCAACAACAACTAGCCCGATGGACTAGTGAGGACGGAGTGCAGCACCGGCCACCGCAGCAGCCGCCGCCACCTGCAATGACCGGTGGTGGCACGATGCAGTTGTTGCAGCAACACCGGCAAGGTCAATGCGAACACCACCAACAgttgcagcagcaacaacatcaCCACCATCATCACCACGCTCAGCCAttgcagcagcaacagcagcagcagcagtcgtCACTACAGCATCCATGTCAACAACAACACCAACTGCCGGTGGAACAACTGCCAATACAGCAGCGTGGCTATTATCCATCCCCACCCCACACCGATAACAATGGTCTCGACAACGACGAGACTGAAAATGCTCAATCCCATCAACAACAAAAGCTCCTCCCCGACGTTCGTGGAATCGATGTTAATCACTTGCCTAATATTAACAAATGCCCACTAGACGATACATTTAGTCTAGATTGTAACATAAATAATGGTTCCCCTAAAGAATTAAATACCAACAACACTAGTGATAACGAAAATACTGCCCTACTGCCCCCTTCGCATTTTCCCGAGTACAAGCATTGA